The following are encoded together in the Flavihumibacter fluvii genome:
- a CDS encoding TIM barrel protein produces the protein MTIQKMKIANAPCSWGVLEFELEGEAIGYQQVLDEIAATGYAGTELGDWGFMPTDPAQLHNVVNKRGLDLLGAFVPVALADESALPEGIERALKTAGLMHAAGYPHAFIVLADNNGTVPERTRNAGRIQADQLLSPAQYKTIAKGADALAAAVKEKYGMRTVFHHHGAGYVETPQEIDWLLEFTDPQLVGLCFDTGHYRLGGGNEPLAALEKYYDRVWHVHFKDFSPGVAQQAAANNWDYFESVRNGIFCELGKGDVPFGAISQFLKSKNYDGWIVVEQDVLPGMGEPKICAQHNRDYLKSIGL, from the coding sequence ATGACTATACAGAAAATGAAAATTGCAAATGCACCTTGCAGCTGGGGGGTTTTGGAATTTGAATTGGAAGGAGAAGCGATTGGCTACCAGCAGGTATTAGACGAAATTGCTGCTACTGGTTATGCCGGGACTGAGTTAGGTGATTGGGGATTCATGCCCACCGATCCTGCCCAGTTGCACAATGTCGTAAATAAAAGAGGACTTGACCTTTTAGGTGCTTTTGTGCCAGTAGCATTAGCAGATGAGTCAGCGTTGCCCGAAGGGATAGAGCGAGCGTTGAAGACCGCCGGATTGATGCATGCAGCAGGATATCCCCATGCGTTTATTGTATTGGCCGATAACAATGGAACGGTTCCGGAAAGGACCCGGAATGCCGGAAGGATCCAGGCGGATCAATTGTTATCTCCGGCACAATACAAAACCATTGCAAAAGGTGCAGATGCATTAGCTGCGGCAGTAAAGGAAAAATATGGCATGCGTACTGTATTCCACCACCATGGCGCCGGTTATGTTGAAACGCCACAGGAAATTGACTGGTTATTAGAATTTACCGATCCACAATTAGTTGGACTCTGTTTTGATACCGGCCATTACAGGTTAGGCGGTGGAAATGAACCGCTGGCAGCCCTGGAGAAATATTATGATCGGGTATGGCATGTTCATTTTAAGGATTTTAGTCCGGGTGTAGCACAGCAAGCAGCTGCAAATAATTGGGACTATTTTGAATCTGTGCGAAATGGTATTTTCTGTGAACTGGGAAAAGGGGATGTGCCATTTGGTGCCATCAGCCAGTTCCTTAAAAGTAAGAACTACGATGGCTGGATTGTAGTAGAACAGGATGTATTGCCAGGAATGGGCGAACCTAAAATTTGTGCGCAACACAACCGCGATTATTTAAAAAGCATTGGACTGTAA
- the iolG gene encoding inositol 2-dehydrogenase, translating into MKKVNIAILGVGRIGKIHLKNLLRHFTGVNVVAVADINYPAEEFKKEFREVLFSNQPTDIVSLPEVEAVIICTPTSSHAAMIEMAVKAGKHIFCEKPVDLSLERTRALVEMAKTAGVKLMLGFNRRFDPDFLQARKNILEGRIGDVQVVKITSRDPGLPPLDYIKNSGGLFMDMAIHDFDMARYMMGKEVKEVYAKGLVLVDKQVAAAGDIDTALTTLVFEDGTYAVIDNSRKAIYGYDQRIEIFGNKGMIQVDNNLHNRNIVYDQNGIHHALPLDFFMDRYAASYLNEMQYFMDALSNDAALPVSGEDGLKATVIAVAAKKSVAEGRPVMISEILSTL; encoded by the coding sequence ATGAAAAAAGTTAACATCGCCATTTTGGGTGTCGGAAGAATCGGGAAAATTCATTTAAAGAATTTACTCCGGCATTTTACAGGCGTTAACGTGGTTGCAGTTGCTGACATCAATTACCCTGCAGAGGAATTTAAAAAAGAGTTCCGGGAAGTGTTATTTTCCAACCAGCCAACCGATATCGTATCCCTCCCTGAGGTAGAAGCAGTAATAATTTGCACGCCAACCAGTTCACATGCAGCCATGATTGAAATGGCCGTTAAAGCAGGTAAGCATATCTTTTGCGAAAAGCCGGTAGATCTTTCCCTGGAAAGGACCAGGGCGCTTGTGGAAATGGCGAAAACTGCCGGAGTAAAACTAATGCTTGGTTTTAACCGTCGGTTCGATCCGGATTTTTTACAGGCAAGGAAGAATATCCTGGAGGGGCGTATCGGCGATGTACAGGTAGTTAAGATAACGAGCCGCGATCCGGGATTGCCACCGCTTGATTATATTAAGAATTCCGGCGGCTTGTTTATGGATATGGCCATTCATGATTTTGATATGGCCCGTTATATGATGGGTAAGGAAGTGAAGGAAGTGTATGCCAAGGGTCTGGTATTGGTGGATAAGCAGGTTGCAGCTGCAGGCGATATCGATACTGCCCTTACGACCCTTGTATTTGAAGACGGCACGTATGCGGTAATAGACAATAGCCGGAAAGCAATATACGGGTATGACCAACGCATTGAAATATTTGGGAATAAGGGGATGATCCAGGTGGATAATAATTTGCATAACCGAAATATTGTGTATGATCAAAATGGGATACACCATGCATTACCGCTGGACTTTTTTATGGACCGGTATGCCGCATCTTACCTCAATGAAATGCAATATTTTATGGATGCACTAAGTAATGATGCAGCCTTGCCTGTTAGTGGTGAAGACGGACTAAAGGCCACTGTTATTGCTGTTGCGGCGAAGAAATCAGTCGCTGAAGGACGCCCTGTGATGATCAGTGAAATCTTGTCTACCCTCTAA
- a CDS encoding LacI family DNA-binding transcriptional regulator, whose translation MTKKTSIKDIAAKAGVSFTTVSIVLNGRANEMKISDAMAQKVLGLAKKMNYRPNHFAKGLRTGKTNTIGLVVDDISNYFFGHLAKIVEEEADKLGYTVMFCSSENNEGKSRNILNMLVDKQMDGYIIAPTISMLPELENLVKEKKPAVLIDRFYPQLDTSYVTIDNIKGSLDAINYLAKKGLKNIALVTNDTDQLQMMQRFNGYAEGLKNNNLPFNKALVKKIQFGVTEARVVKDIRQFLAKADGKVDAIFFTSNNLGIAGLEALRILGKKVPDDISVLCFDDNDLFRLGTPGITVVSQPIKAIARKAVELLVAQINNTQSVTEHVVLSTNMVERESVVPGDFPVLKFPNHLK comes from the coding sequence ATGACCAAGAAAACTTCAATAAAAGATATTGCCGCGAAGGCGGGCGTATCATTTACAACGGTATCGATCGTATTGAATGGCCGTGCCAATGAAATGAAGATCAGTGATGCCATGGCGCAGAAAGTGCTAGGCCTGGCAAAAAAAATGAACTACCGGCCCAACCATTTTGCGAAGGGCCTTCGCACCGGAAAGACGAATACGATAGGTTTAGTTGTTGATGATATTTCCAATTATTTTTTTGGGCACCTGGCAAAGATCGTAGAAGAGGAGGCTGATAAACTGGGCTACACGGTGATGTTCTGTAGCAGTGAGAATAATGAAGGGAAATCCCGGAATATATTAAATATGCTTGTTGATAAGCAAATGGATGGCTATATCATAGCGCCAACTATCTCCATGCTTCCGGAACTGGAGAACCTGGTAAAGGAAAAAAAGCCAGCAGTTTTGATAGATCGGTTTTATCCGCAATTAGACACCAGTTATGTAACCATCGATAATATAAAAGGCAGCCTTGATGCGATAAATTACCTTGCGAAAAAAGGGCTTAAGAATATTGCCCTGGTAACAAATGATACCGACCAGCTCCAGATGATGCAAAGATTTAACGGTTATGCGGAAGGCCTGAAGAATAATAACCTGCCCTTTAATAAAGCGCTGGTAAAAAAAATTCAATTTGGTGTCACAGAGGCAAGGGTAGTAAAAGATATCAGGCAATTTTTAGCAAAAGCGGATGGTAAGGTTGATGCCATATTTTTCACGTCGAATAATTTAGGCATAGCCGGCCTGGAAGCATTGCGTATACTTGGAAAAAAGGTTCCGGACGATATCTCGGTGCTGTGTTTTGATGATAATGATTTGTTCCGCCTGGGTACGCCTGGTATCACTGTAGTTTCGCAGCCAATTAAGGCAATCGCCAGGAAAGCAGTTGAATTGCTGGTAGCACAAATCAATAATACCCAGTCAGTTACAGAACATGTTGTTTTATCCACCAACATGGTTGAAAGGGAATCAGTGGTGCCTGGGGACTTCCCGGTACTGAAATTTCCAAACCACTTAAAATAG
- a CDS encoding glycosyltransferase family 2 protein, producing MIERTPQTPPVIKPVESVERPLWSVMIPSYNCLEFLRDAIESVLVQDLGPEKMQIEVIDDASTEGDVEALVKEVGKGRVSFFRQETNVGSLRNFETCLNRSRGYYIHLLHGDDMVKPGFYMEIGRLFAEFPTIGAAFCKNSFMNKYGNELTISGSVLEHPGIIPNWLEQISLINLCQPPAVVVKRSVYEHLGSFFAGHYGEDWEMWCRIAANYEVAYTPKCLAMYRSHPENITTRSHMSGQSIRDIETFINIIQGYLPAEKRRKIKHGAKRNFSNLFSIVASKNFYGDQKRYLNLAYKSFMLDQNKTTILFLTRIVLSYLTQPGESKTKQ from the coding sequence ATGATTGAACGGACGCCGCAAACACCTCCTGTAATTAAGCCGGTCGAATCTGTTGAGAGACCTCTCTGGTCAGTAATGATACCTTCTTACAATTGCCTTGAGTTTTTACGGGATGCTATAGAGAGTGTGCTTGTCCAGGATCTGGGCCCTGAAAAAATGCAGATCGAAGTCATTGACGATGCCAGTACAGAAGGAGATGTTGAAGCATTGGTAAAGGAAGTTGGTAAGGGGCGGGTGAGCTTTTTCCGCCAGGAGACGAACGTGGGCAGTTTACGGAATTTCGAGACCTGCCTCAACCGTTCCAGGGGATATTATATTCATTTATTGCATGGTGATGACATGGTAAAGCCTGGTTTTTATATGGAGATAGGGCGGCTCTTTGCAGAATTTCCAACAATTGGCGCTGCATTTTGCAAGAACTCCTTTATGAATAAATATGGCAATGAGCTGACCATATCTGGAAGTGTGCTTGAACATCCGGGAATTATACCCAACTGGTTGGAGCAGATATCTCTGATAAATCTTTGCCAGCCGCCAGCAGTTGTTGTAAAAAGGAGTGTCTACGAACACCTTGGCAGTTTTTTTGCCGGCCATTATGGGGAGGATTGGGAAATGTGGTGTCGTATTGCTGCAAACTATGAAGTGGCCTATACCCCAAAGTGCCTGGCTATGTATCGTTCTCACCCAGAAAACATTACCACCCGATCACATATGTCCGGGCAAAGCATCCGTGACATTGAAACATTCATAAATATCATACAGGGCTACCTACCAGCAGAAAAAAGAAGGAAAATCAAGCATGGCGCAAAACGAAACTTTTCAAACCTTTTTTCCATCGTAGCGTCCAAAAATTTTTATGGTGACCAGAAACGGTACCTGAATCTGGCCTATAAGTCTTTTATGCTGGACCAAAATAAGACGACCATACTATTTCTTACCCGGATAGTGTTGAGCTACCTTACACAACCCGGTGAATCCAAAACAAAGCAATAA
- a CDS encoding glycosyltransferase family 2 protein, whose translation MRPKWSVMIPAYNCGEFLGEAIESVLRQDPGEEYMQIEVVDDASTDIDVAALVLEIGKGRVKYFRQDVNTGSLRNFETAINRATGHYIHLLHGDDRVKPGFYAHIERLFEQFPEAAASFSCWDYINGNGALIKKESARAASPGIIENCLHKLSRGQMIQYVSMVVKRNVYEELGSFYGVFYGEDWEMWARIAKHHPIAYTPESLAEYRTHYNSITGHSFLNGNNIRDLRKVFKAIGQMLPEEDRKQASLAVRRNYAIWALEATRFMWQRTGNHLFVYRQLFELLKLYPNLQLFFRSVALLLRIWKVTLRKKLGKLKRKLIG comes from the coding sequence TTGCGACCAAAATGGTCGGTCATGATACCCGCCTATAATTGCGGCGAATTTCTGGGGGAAGCTATTGAAAGCGTCCTGCGCCAGGATCCCGGTGAGGAGTACATGCAGATCGAGGTAGTGGATGATGCCAGTACTGATATAGACGTAGCTGCATTGGTGCTGGAAATAGGTAAAGGGCGTGTTAAATATTTCAGGCAGGACGTAAATACCGGAAGCCTCCGGAATTTTGAAACAGCTATTAACCGGGCAACCGGGCATTATATCCATTTATTACATGGCGATGACCGGGTAAAGCCGGGGTTTTATGCGCATATCGAAAGGTTATTTGAGCAGTTTCCCGAAGCTGCAGCAAGTTTTTCCTGTTGGGATTATATTAACGGGAATGGTGCGCTCATCAAGAAGGAATCGGCCAGGGCGGCATCGCCGGGAATCATAGAAAATTGTCTGCATAAATTATCCCGCGGGCAAATGATCCAATATGTCAGCATGGTGGTGAAGCGAAATGTCTATGAAGAGCTCGGATCATTCTATGGCGTTTTTTATGGAGAAGATTGGGAAATGTGGGCCCGTATCGCAAAACACCATCCCATAGCCTATACTCCCGAATCGCTGGCTGAATACAGGACACATTATAATTCCATTACCGGGCATAGTTTCCTGAATGGTAATAATATCCGGGATCTCAGGAAAGTATTCAAGGCAATAGGGCAGATGTTGCCAGAGGAAGACAGAAAACAGGCAAGCCTTGCCGTCAGGCGGAACTACGCCATCTGGGCCCTTGAGGCTACCAGGTTTATGTGGCAAAGGACGGGTAATCATCTTTTTGTATACAGGCAACTGTTTGAGCTTTTAAAATTGTACCCTAATCTTCAATTATTCTTTAGATCTGTAGCCTTATTATTGCGGATTTGGAAAGTCACTTTGCGGAAAAAGCTGGGTAAACTAAAGCGAAAACTAATAGGTTGA
- a CDS encoding glycosyltransferase family 2 protein, with protein MRTLAPYQIRHFQLDHELDELFSMSEKVLPLYAVCWWKSIPLTHFFIDEKQTGWQEQMTQQLEKNLARLLNGYGAQDQQCTDAVIAMRSIKQQEFNRVFEAIFQPYLPVDIPEMADISVVICTRNRSEVLQRCLTALQQQACLPKEIIVVDNAPDDDRSELIALGFGTVKYVREPKAGLDIARNTGALHSSCPVVAYIDDDVLVDPHWIYRVNNVFEKTEADAMTGLVLPLSLETDSQLIFEKFWSFNKGFTPKVFTKDFLVFENKSCPRVWRIGAGANMAFRKAALEKVHYFDERLDAGAAGCSGDSEAWFRVLLSGGKILYDPLAVVYHEHRSDMKGLKKQLFNYMKGNVVAALIQHQSAPWLGYRKHVWPEMPRNYLMRFLVNLKRPGIRNKTMYHEAAGVLAGIVYYWRNKNRSGISQNK; from the coding sequence TTGAGAACTTTGGCACCATACCAGATACGGCATTTCCAATTAGATCATGAGTTGGATGAGCTATTTTCCATGAGTGAAAAAGTACTGCCGCTTTATGCTGTATGCTGGTGGAAATCCATTCCGCTTACGCATTTTTTTATTGATGAAAAACAAACCGGCTGGCAGGAGCAAATGACGCAGCAGCTGGAGAAAAACCTGGCCCGGCTTTTAAATGGTTACGGTGCACAAGACCAACAATGCACTGATGCGGTTATTGCTATGAGGTCAATAAAACAACAAGAGTTCAACCGGGTTTTTGAAGCAATATTCCAGCCGTACCTGCCCGTTGACATACCGGAAATGGCGGATATCAGTGTAGTGATCTGTACCCGTAACCGTAGTGAGGTCCTTCAGCGTTGCCTTACAGCATTACAGCAACAGGCCTGCCTTCCCAAAGAAATTATAGTTGTTGATAATGCTCCTGATGATGACCGTTCAGAACTCATTGCACTCGGTTTTGGTACAGTGAAATATGTGCGGGAGCCAAAAGCGGGGCTTGATATTGCACGTAATACAGGTGCATTGCATAGCAGTTGTCCGGTTGTTGCTTATATAGATGATGATGTATTGGTTGATCCGCATTGGATATACAGGGTAAATAATGTATTTGAGAAAACGGAAGCAGATGCCATGACCGGACTGGTTTTGCCTTTGTCACTTGAAACAGACAGCCAATTGATATTTGAAAAATTCTGGTCCTTTAATAAAGGATTTACGCCAAAAGTATTTACAAAGGATTTTTTAGTTTTTGAGAACAAGTCATGTCCAAGGGTATGGCGAATTGGGGCCGGTGCCAATATGGCCTTCAGGAAGGCTGCACTGGAAAAAGTACATTATTTTGATGAACGATTAGATGCGGGAGCAGCCGGCTGTAGTGGCGATTCTGAAGCATGGTTCAGGGTATTATTATCAGGCGGAAAGATTCTATACGATCCTTTGGCTGTGGTTTACCATGAACACCGAAGCGATATGAAAGGATTAAAAAAGCAGCTATTCAATTACATGAAAGGAAATGTGGTTGCAGCATTGATTCAACATCAGTCCGCCCCGTGGCTCGGATATAGAAAACATGTATGGCCCGAAATGCCACGAAATTATTTGATGCGGTTCCTGGTAAACCTTAAACGTCCGGGAATACGCAACAAGACGATGTATCATGAAGCAGCTGGAGTCCTGGCGGGAATCGTTTATTATTGGCGGAACAAAAACAGATCCGGCATTTCGCAAAACAAATAA
- a CDS encoding class I SAM-dependent DNA methyltransferase has product MFTKTAAYYDALYHFVDYKTICEKLRDLVSENLPEAKTLLDVGCGTGKHLSFLKDSYAAEGLDIDGALLEIAKENCPGVTFHEGDMRSFQLGKKFDVVTCLFSSIGYVKTNTALNDSIRAMAKHLNPGGLLVVEPWIWPENYWLDRITANFVDQPELKIAWMYTSKKEGNVSVFDIHYMVGTPRGVDEFTERHEMGLWTDAQYKAAFESAGIENVEFIRTDYFRRGMYYGRKK; this is encoded by the coding sequence ATGTTTACAAAAACAGCAGCCTATTATGATGCATTATATCATTTCGTCGATTATAAAACGATCTGTGAAAAATTGCGGGACCTGGTCAGCGAAAATTTACCGGAGGCAAAAACATTGCTGGATGTTGGCTGTGGTACAGGAAAGCATTTGTCTTTCCTGAAAGATAGTTATGCAGCCGAGGGTTTGGATATTGATGGGGCTCTGCTGGAGATTGCAAAGGAGAATTGCCCGGGTGTCACCTTCCATGAAGGAGATATGCGGAGTTTTCAACTGGGTAAAAAATTTGATGTGGTGACCTGCCTGTTCAGTTCAATCGGGTATGTAAAAACGAACACAGCTTTGAATGATTCCATCCGGGCGATGGCAAAGCACCTTAATCCAGGCGGACTGCTGGTTGTTGAACCCTGGATATGGCCGGAAAATTATTGGCTGGATAGAATAACTGCCAATTTTGTCGATCAGCCGGAACTTAAAATAGCCTGGATGTATACCAGTAAAAAGGAAGGTAATGTCTCTGTATTTGATATCCATTACATGGTGGGCACCCCGCGCGGGGTTGATGAGTTTACAGAGCGGCATGAAATGGGCCTTTGGACTGATGCGCAATACAAGGCTGCATTTGAATCAGCGGGCATTGAAAATGTAGAATTTATCCGGACTGATTATTTCAGAAGGGGGATGTATTATGGCAGAAAGAAATAA
- a CDS encoding glycosyltransferase, with the protein MAERNNLEQPSAPVLTVWMTTYNHSSYIARAIEGVLMQKTSFDFNIVIGEDCSNDNTRAIVQDFKEKYPDKIITFFPKANLGMARMFFESYTLCTGKYIAWLDGDDYWTDDYKLQKQVDFLEANAEFVMTFHRIKYLDEFEHKSYTYHPPSGLAPDDSLGPEGFYKGNPIVALSVVHRNVLGSALPAWIGKLPHPDLAFYFLLLQYGRVKYLDEEMGVYRIHESGAWSGVPGYYKREQLAFFYRKIGKYIDIRNNTLFKKSVYPIFTSILDESIQSGYGRNSVIYFFYLLRNYPQFRMDKPALYRDAVKFLRTELPKKILSFMFRKE; encoded by the coding sequence ATGGCAGAAAGAAATAACCTAGAACAGCCTAGTGCACCTGTGTTGACGGTGTGGATGACTACCTATAATCATAGCAGTTATATCGCCAGGGCTATAGAAGGCGTGCTGATGCAAAAAACTTCCTTTGATTTTAATATTGTTATTGGTGAAGATTGCTCCAACGATAATACACGGGCGATTGTGCAGGATTTCAAAGAGAAGTACCCGGATAAAATAATCACGTTCTTTCCAAAGGCAAACCTGGGTATGGCCAGGATGTTTTTTGAAAGTTATACATTATGTACGGGAAAATATATCGCCTGGCTTGACGGCGATGATTACTGGACCGATGACTATAAACTTCAGAAGCAGGTTGATTTCCTGGAAGCCAATGCGGAATTTGTCATGACCTTTCACCGCATAAAATACCTTGATGAGTTTGAGCATAAATCCTATACCTACCACCCCCCGTCAGGCCTTGCACCTGATGATTCTCTAGGGCCAGAAGGGTTTTACAAAGGCAACCCAATAGTCGCGCTGTCAGTCGTTCATCGGAATGTTTTAGGTTCGGCCCTACCCGCTTGGATAGGTAAACTGCCACATCCGGATCTTGCCTTTTATTTCTTATTACTGCAATATGGAAGGGTAAAATACCTGGATGAAGAAATGGGGGTATACCGCATTCATGAAAGCGGGGCCTGGTCTGGAGTTCCGGGTTATTATAAACGGGAGCAGTTGGCATTCTTTTACAGGAAAATCGGTAAGTATATAGACATAAGGAATAATACACTTTTTAAGAAAAGTGTGTATCCTATTTTTACAAGCATATTGGATGAGAGTATTCAATCGGGATATGGCAGGAATTCAGTGATTTATTTTTTTTATCTCTTGAGGAATTACCCCCAATTCCGTATGGATAAACCGGCATTATACCGGGATGCCGTAAAATTCCTGCGCACCGAATTGCCAAAAAAGATATTATCCTTTATGTTCAGAAAGGAATAA
- a CDS encoding ABC transporter ATP-binding protein: protein MTDTVISISHVSKKYTLGEISSRYFSRDFSLWMQRAFNQSNEEKIEKTTLWALKDVSFEVQRGEILGLIGSNGAGKSTLLKILSRITAPTNGSVRLKGRVSSLLEVGTGFHGDLTGRENIFLNGAILGMRKREIRAKFDSIVDFSGVEKFIDTPVKRYSSGMYVRLAFAVGAFLDPDILIIDEVLAVGDAEFQQKCLGRMQDLSTGQGRTVIFVSHNMQAVTSLCTRAIWMEEGAVKKQGDPKSLINSYLSAKKKVLLKQVWQKENAPGNDAIRVLSVEIKPDIVTDFELIDVTTSFTVEFTFENNSGANNISVDLMLFTISGECIFDIYSKPVITESSLLHGKCIIPGNFLNNGSYYFSIFFGKDVTQELFYFDHCLQFEVEDNRDLTTGFNKWLGFVRPDFPLFLSEHKG, encoded by the coding sequence ATGACAGATACAGTAATCAGTATATCACACGTAAGCAAGAAGTATACACTTGGCGAAATCAGCAGCAGGTACTTTTCCAGGGATTTTTCACTTTGGATGCAAAGGGCCTTTAACCAGTCAAATGAAGAGAAAATTGAAAAAACAACACTTTGGGCTTTAAAGGATGTAAGCTTTGAAGTGCAGCGAGGTGAAATACTTGGCCTGATCGGCAGTAATGGTGCAGGAAAATCAACCCTCCTGAAAATCCTTTCAAGAATCACAGCTCCTACAAATGGCTCGGTCAGGTTAAAAGGAAGGGTTTCTTCCCTGCTGGAAGTGGGAACTGGGTTTCATGGTGATTTAACCGGGAGGGAAAATATCTTCCTGAATGGGGCGATCCTGGGTATGCGAAAGCGGGAAATTCGTGCAAAATTTGATAGCATCGTTGATTTTTCAGGCGTAGAGAAATTTATCGATACGCCGGTAAAACGGTACAGTTCTGGCATGTATGTCCGGCTTGCCTTTGCAGTAGGTGCTTTTCTTGATCCAGATATCCTGATCATAGATGAAGTGCTTGCGGTTGGAGATGCTGAATTTCAGCAAAAATGCCTGGGGCGTATGCAGGATCTTTCCACCGGCCAGGGTCGCACAGTTATTTTCGTGAGCCACAATATGCAGGCAGTTACTTCATTATGTACACGGGCTATTTGGATGGAAGAAGGGGCAGTAAAAAAACAGGGTGACCCCAAAAGCCTGATCAACAGTTACCTTTCTGCTAAAAAGAAAGTTTTGCTTAAGCAAGTCTGGCAAAAGGAAAATGCCCCCGGTAACGATGCTATCAGGGTTTTATCAGTTGAAATCAAACCCGACATTGTTACAGATTTTGAGCTTATAGATGTTACTACATCCTTTACCGTAGAATTTACCTTTGAAAATAATTCAGGTGCTAATAATATCAGCGTTGACCTGATGCTATTCACCATCTCTGGTGAATGTATTTTTGACATTTACAGCAAACCGGTCATCACCGAAAGTTCCCTGCTTCATGGCAAATGTATTATCCCCGGAAATTTCCTCAATAACGGCTCCTACTACTTTTCCATCTTCTTTGGTAAAGATGTTACCCAGGAACTATTTTATTTTGACCACTGCCTGCAATTTGAAGTAGAGGATAACAGGGACCTTACAACCGGTTTCAACAAATGGCTGGGCTTTGTAAGGCCCGATTTCCCCTTATTCCTTTCTGAACATAAAGGATAA
- a CDS encoding WbqC family protein, whose product MQIAIMQPYFFPYIGYFQLISAVDKFIFLDDVAFIKKGWINRNKINLHGKEYLFSIPLKHLSQNKTIAETEISYDHEWIEKLTSNIRLAYMHSPFFEPVFNMICSLLAERPEKINWLAQQSIKATCNYLTLDSRMSCSTEMNLDNSLKGEARIIEICLKEGATAYLNLPGGKSLYKKAAFAERGIELLFLDPMDITYPQKSQAFIRGLSMIDVLMNNSPGDVKQLLNQYTLS is encoded by the coding sequence ATGCAGATCGCCATCATGCAACCTTATTTTTTTCCGTATATAGGATACTTCCAGTTAATCAGCGCAGTGGATAAATTTATATTCCTTGATGATGTTGCCTTTATCAAAAAGGGATGGATCAACAGGAATAAAATTAACCTTCATGGCAAGGAATACCTTTTTTCAATTCCCCTGAAACACTTGTCCCAAAATAAAACGATCGCTGAAACAGAGATCTCTTATGACCATGAATGGATTGAAAAACTTACTTCGAACATCAGGTTAGCGTATATGCATTCGCCTTTCTTTGAACCGGTTTTCAACATGATCTGTTCGCTATTGGCTGAACGTCCTGAAAAAATAAACTGGCTCGCGCAACAAAGCATTAAAGCCACCTGCAATTATCTCACCCTGGATTCGAGGATGTCCTGTTCCACTGAAATGAACCTGGATAATTCATTAAAAGGTGAAGCAAGGATTATTGAAATCTGTCTTAAAGAGGGCGCAACAGCATACCTGAATCTGCCTGGCGGTAAATCTCTCTATAAAAAAGCGGCATTTGCCGAACGGGGTATTGAGCTTTTATTCCTGGATCCGATGGATATCACTTACCCGCAGAAAAGCCAGGCATTTATTCGGGGCCTGTCAATGATTGATGTCCTGATGAATAATTCTCCGGGTGATGTAAAACAACTTCTGAATCAATATACCCTTTCGTAA